Proteins encoded in a region of the Anopheles ziemanni chromosome 2, idAnoZiCoDA_A2_x.2, whole genome shotgun sequence genome:
- the LOC131288161 gene encoding facilitated trehalose transporter Tret1-2 homolog — MSGKDTDELEAALSQKSPSKETPSNNAVLTELTRQAAIIQIVMAVVANVTIISSGMGIGFPSIALIELQNSTSSVVLSESEATWFAAITSIMCPFGGLLSGYLLDKVGRKKTLYFINLISIVSWAIMSFASRTDANTLFIQLIVARIIIGLAIGLSSTPASVYAAEVAHPNLRGRLTLLTAFCTAIGMLSIYTLGYVFKNDWRFVCMICGVFTVVSLLTVIPLPESPSWLVSKKRMEKAERCLKVVRAVKEDDNPEIRAELDALEQNIARFRSSQNSKNSKLDQLKKPEVYKPLSIMCTFFFFQQFTGIFVIIVYAASFSIEAGVAIDPFLSAVFVGLTRVVTTVLMSFISDKFGRRPPALFSGFGMACCMFGLAVCAIHPVKGTALGFLPTVLLVAFIFTATLGFLTLPFSMNAEVYPTKIRGFASGLTIFFGYTMSFIILKIYPSLVDSLGNANVFIMFGCISVLGIAFVYYFLPETKGRTLQDIEDHFRGKTASDKGEVEMTTILKGNQANQDT; from the exons ATGAGTGGAAAAGATACGGACGAGCTTGAGGCCGCCCTGAGCCAAAAGTCCCCGTCGAAAGAAACTCCGAGCAACAATGCGGTGCTGACAGAACTAACACGCCAGGCGGCTATCATCCAAATAGTGATGGCCGTGGTAGCCAACGTCACCATCATTTCATCCGGCATGGGCATCGGATTTCCGTCGATTGCCCTGATTGAGCTACAAAACTCTACGTCTTCGGTTGTACTGTCCGAGTCCGAAGCAACATGGTTTG CTGCTATTACCTCCATCATGTGTCCGTTCGGGGGACTGCTTTCCGGCTATCTGCTGGACAAGGTCGGCCGCAAGAAGACCCTGTACTTTATCAATCTGATATCAATCGTGTCGTGGGCAATAATGTCGTTTGCGAGCCGCACCGATGCCAATACGCTATTTATCCAGCTCATCGTGGCGCGTATAATCATAG GTCTTGCGATAGGCTTATCTAGTACTCCAGCATCGGTGTACGCAGCGGAGGTAGCCCATCCGAACCTACGAGGACGCCTCACGCTGCTGACCGCTTTCTGCACTGCCATCGGTATGCTCAGTATCTATACACTCGGTTATGTGTTCAAG AACGATTGGCGATTCGTGTGCATGATTTGTGGGGTCTTTACCGTCGTGTCCTTGCTGACGGTGATACCCCTGCCGGAGTCACCCAGTTGGCTGGTGAGCAAGAAGCGAATGGAAAAAGCCGAACGATGCCTTAAGGTGGTCCGCGCGGTCAAAGAGGACGACAATCCAGAGATCCGTGCTGAGCTGGATGCGCTTGAACAAAACATTGCCCGATTCCGCTCGTCACAGAATTCGAAGAATTCCAAGCTCGATCAGCTGAAGAAACCAGAGGTCTACAAACCGCTCAGCATCATGTGcacgttcttcttcttccagcAGTTTACCGGTATCTTCGTGATCATCGTGTACGCGGCTAGCTTTTCCATCGAGGCCGGTGTCGCTATCGATCCATTCCTCAGCGCGGTTTTCGTCGGATTAACGCGTGTCGTCACCACCGTCTTGATGTCTTTCATATCGGACAAGTTTGGTCGTCGTCCACCGGCCCTGTTTTCCGGCTTCGGTATGGCCTGTTGCATGTTTGGACTCGCCGTTTGCGCTATTCATCCGGTCAAGGGAACCGCTCTCGGCTTCCTGCCGACCGTTCTGCTGGTGGCGTTTATTTTCACAGCCACGCTAGGCTTCCTCACGCTACCATTTTCAATGAACGCAGAGGTTTATCCGACCAAAATAAGGGGTTTCGCATCCGGACTGACGATCTTCTTCGGCTACACTATGTCGTTTATTATTCTGAAGATTTATCCCTCGTTAGTCGATTCACTGGGAAATGCCAACGTATTCATCATGTTTGGATGCATTTCAGTGTTGGGTATCGCCTTTGTATACTACTTCCTGCCTGAAACCAAGGGACGTACCCTTCAAGACATCGAGGATCACTTCCGAGGCAAGACGGCTTCCGATAAGGGTGAAGTCGAAATGACGACGATACTCAAAGGAAACCAGGCAAATCAGGACACGTAA
- the LOC131282332 gene encoding protein MCM10 homolog: MAEAIEELEVDELEQLLLDAYEDNTDEENSSAVPRSGGPVDTPKPKLTTEGSSFLLGDTENTASGSSNRAAPETDDSVAAMIRDADVDSSDDEETRNFFERKYNQYGRQINDLLKSKEEEKSDQALSKWVDNKLRQINRATAQPPAPVRSPEEEGKKTLAVAKPSVPVSPGGAARKDLPANKIPAVFEATVHTDPIFGMRIVHPLVSSQMLQEHMKEKKAVPFVRLRNFVETADLEQDWVIGGVLVSKSPTKTTSKGKQFAIWKLSDLHGDIKMVTLFLFGSAYKDLWKTADGTVVAVLNPNVLNGNNEKNSEATLSIDRATKVMILGQSRDLGKCRSRKKNGDRCTAIVNLGKCEYCVYHIKQEYGKACNRGGILTSTGGQGLNGLRNKVLGKNEVFYAGQSFSAIKAVKHPKQMEKDRNRMLTLSDYYRSPFEGSGGGSETGTVASSPSSVPSYRRTGSGPTGSSVTPKGSAARVEVNVDQRKKDMERLQSLGVSLESFKAGQQSVSSPRTQTTQQAASLGAVSQTPASSTSTPANPLANRKFSLESVPRLSRTSFDIEFTKQMPTLKALQSRARATAILKEKPAEKSNPNFIKYRGTEQGKKRVLEEVAKNAPLSEENAAKRQKVDKAVEDEAERARKEHMKRIIEATSSHQDLVVARENEQQEEYFKTLERKEAMEEKMLNTFKVACKAVSCRQCKYIAFSAADRCKSEGHQLRVHDAEKRFFRCADCGGRTVSLFRIPKVSCKACQGSRWERCAMMREKRGVQIGDVLSIRGDEEKYLGSLAGASASLNLLMPEEN, translated from the coding sequence ATGGCTGAAGCAATTGAAGAGCTCGAAGTAGACGAACTGGAACAACTTTTGTTGGATGCCTACGAGGATAATACAGATGAGGAAAATAGCAGTGCCGTTCCGAGAAGCGGCGGCCCAGTGGACACCCCGAAACCGAAACTGACCACAGAGGGTTCCAGCTTTCTGCTGGGTGATACAGAAAACACGGCTAGTGGTTCATCAAACCGTGCCGCGCCGGAAACTGATGATTCGGTGGCCGCTATGATCCGGGATGCGGACGTTGATTCATCGGACGACGAAGAGACGAGAAACTTCTTCGAGCGCAAATATAACCAATACGGGCGTCAGATAAACGATCTTCTCAAGTcgaaagaagaggaaaaatccGATCAAGCCCTATCGAAGTGGGTTGATAACAAGCTGAGGCAAATTAATCGTGCCACTGCCCAGCCACCCGCTCCAGTGCGATCCCCGGAGGAGGAGGGAAAGAAGACGTTAGCAGTGGCCAAACCGTCCGTGCCCGTTAGTCCCGGAGGAGCTGCCAGGAAAGATTTACCGGCTAATAAAATCCCGGCAGTTTTCGAAGCGACCGTACACACTGATCCAATCTTTGGTATGCGTATCGTGCACCCGCTGGTGTCGAGCCAGATGCTTCAGGAGCatatgaaggaaaagaaagcggTCCCATTTGTGCGATTACGGAACTTTGTCGAAACAGCCGATCTCGAGCAGGATTGGGTGATCGGAGGAGTTCTTGTAAGCAAAAGTCCAACGAAAACCACATCGAAGGGAAAGCAGTTTGCCATCTGGAAGTTGAGTGATCTGCACGGCGACATCAAGATGGTGACCCTGTTTTTGTTCGGGTCGGCCTACAAAGACCTTTGGAAAACTGCCGACGGAACGGTGGTGGCCGTGCTGAATCCAAACGTCCTGAACGGGAACAATGAGAAAAACTCGGAGGCCACTTTATCGATCGACCGGGCAACGAAAGTTATGATATTGGGACAGTCACGCGATCTTGGCAAATGTCGCAGTCGCAAGAAGAATGGAGATCGCTGTACGGCCATCGTTAACCTGGGCAAGTGTGAGTATTGCGTGTACCACATTAAGCAGGAGTACGGTAAAGCTTGCAACCGTGGCGGGATCCTTACGTCCACCGGAGGACAAGGGTTGAATGGGCTGCGCAACAAGGTGCTCGGCAAGAACGAGGTTTTCTACGCGGGGCAAAGTTTTAGCGCGATCAAGGCTGTAAAGCATCCGAAGCAGATGGAAAAGGATCGTAATCGGATGCTAACGTTGTCCGATTACTATCGATCTCCGTTTGAAGGAAGTGGTGGAGGAAGCGAAACTGGTACAGTGGCCTCAAGTCCATCTTCTGTTCCTTCCTACCGAAGAACTGGATCCGGACCAACGGGATCTAGCGTGACACCGAAAGGATCCGCAGCAAGAGTAGAAGTGAATGTTGATCAGCGAAAGAAGGATATGGAAAGATTGCAAAGTCTCGGTGTATCGTTGGAATCATTTAAAGCTGGTCAACAGTCCGTCTCTTCGCCACGCACACAAACTACACAACAAGCCGCTAGTTTGGGGGCAGTGAGTCAGACTCCAGCATCCAGCACCAGTACACCGGCAAATCCTCTCGCAAATCGAAAGTTTAGCCTCGAATCCGTGCCCCGGTTGAGTCGGACTTCGTTCGACATTGAATTCACCAAGCAGATGCCTACGTTGAAAGCGTTACAGTCGCGTGCCCGTGCTACCGcgattttgaaagaaaaaccggCTGAAAAGTCCAACCCAAATTTCATCAAGTACCGCGGCACGGAACAGGGTAAGAAGCGAGTATTGGAGGAGGTTGCTAAAAACGCCCCATTATCGGAGGAAAATGCCGCCAAGCGGCAGAAAGTAGATAAGGCGGTGGAGGACGAAGCGGAACGTGCCCGGAAGGAGCACATGAAACGCATCATCGAAGCGACCTCGTCCCACCAGGATCTCGTGGTGGCGAGGGAGAACGAACAGCAGGAGGAATACTTCAAGACGCTCGAGCGCAAGGAAGCGATGGAAGAGAAGATGCTCAATACGTTCAAGGTGGCGTGCAAGGCGGTCAGCTGCCGGCAGTGCAAGTACATTGCGTTTTCCGCCGCGGATCGTTGCAAGTCCGAGGGCCATCAGCTGCGGGTGCACGATGCCGAAAAGCGCTTCTTCCGGTGCGCCGACTGTGGTGGACGAACGGTCAGCTTGTTCCGGATACCGAAGGTAAGCTGTAAGGCGTGCCAGGGTTCACGATGGGAGCGGTGCGCCATGATGCGCGAGAAACGAGGTGTTCAGATTGGCGATGTCCTGTCCATTCGGGGCGATGAGGAGAAGTACTTGGGTAGTTTGGCCGGGGCTAGTGCAAGTTTGAACTTGCTTATGCCGGAGGAAAATTGA
- the LOC131283159 gene encoding facilitated trehalose transporter Tret1-2 homolog → MTNEERRTDDDDRENPSTAAVAEELEQLTVAQSNLQYIQPTSLALVSEKQWSVRDGKSSSTSGAVYSANNTTMILAQKAHSNGARMQLISSILANLTVLSSGMGLGYSAITLHALTSEDNPLRMNSSQASWFASISSIACPLGGLISGYLLDRIGRKKTLMLINVLSIVSWSLIAVCSMTNFDQMYTQILIARVIIGIVIGLVSAPASIYSAEIATPKMRGRLTVLTSLMIAVGILLIYSMGYAVPHNFRLVAGMAAAICVGSLLLLFAMPESPAWLMSKEREEEAERSLKRIRGYGAYRQRIPEVDKELMRLRENVQAQRRAGRESFLRLLRQPQVYKPLGVIIGFFGFQQFSGIFVIVVYAAKVSSEASVSMDPFLCTVLIGITRVVATLLVAYILDTLGRKPPSIFSGVGMLVCMFGLALCSYFPPIEALHWIPTALILTYIFTSTLGFLTMPFSMLAELFPQSVRGPASGITVFFTYLMSFFTIKLYPTMVELVGSANVFIIFGVVSFLGVLYVIYVVPETKGKSLQEIEDYFRGMSHGSTPSQEVEEDEVSNLSSECV, encoded by the exons ATGACGAACGAAGAACGACGCACCGACGATGATGACCGTGAGAATCCCTCGACGGCGGCGGTGGCAGAAGAGCTCGAACAGCTGACTGTGGCCCAGTCGAACCTTCAGTACATCCAACCGACCTCCCTAGCGCTGGTCAGCGAGAAGCAGTGGAGCGTAAGGGAtggaaaatcatcatcaacctCCGGTGCGGTCTACTCGGCGAACAACACCACCATGATCTTGGCCCAGAAAGCCCACTCGAATGGAGCCCGAATGCAGCTGATCAGTAGCATTCTGGCGAACCTGACCGTGCTCTCGTCTGGTATGGGACTGGGTTACTCGGCCATCACGCTGCATGCGCTCACCAGCGAGGACAACCCGTTGCGCATGAACTCAAGTCAAGCGTCGTGGTTCG CTTCCATCAGTTCTATCGCGTGCCCGCTGGGTGGACTCATCTCCGGATACCTGCTGGATCGGATAGGCCGTAAGAAAACACTGATGTTGATCAACGTGCTTTCCATCGTGTCGTGGTCGCTGATAGCCGTATGCAGTATGACTAACTTTGACCAGATGTACACACAGATCCTAATTGCCCGTGTCATCATAG GTATTGTCATTGGCCTGGTTAGTGCACCGGCCTCCATCTACTCGGCGGAAATTGCCACCCCAAAGATGCGCGGTCGTCTGACCGTGCTCACCTCGTTGATGATCGCCGTCGGCATCCTTCTCATCTACTCAATGGGTTACGCGGTGCCTCACAACTTCCGGCTGGTGGCGGGAATGGCTGCAGCGATCTGCGTCGGGTCGTTGCTCTTGTTGTTCGCCATGCCGGAATCGCCCGCCTGGTTGATGTCGAAGGAGCGTGAGGAGGAAGCAGAACGATCGCTGAAGCGGATCCGAGGATATGGCGCGTACCGCCAGCGTATCCCTGAGGTGGACAAGGAGCTGATGCGGTTGCGCGAAAACGTCCAAGCGCAACGCCGAGCCGGCCGGGAGAGCTTTCTTCGGTTGCTGAGACAACCCCAGGTTTACAAACCGCTCGGTGTCATCATCGGATTCTTTGGCTTCCAGCAATTTTCCGGTATTTTCGTGATCGTCGTGTACGCCGCCAAGGTGTCCTCCGAGGCGAGCGTGTCGATGGATCCGTTTCTGTGCACGGTACTGATTGGAATAACTCGCGTCGTAGCGACGCTGCTTGTGGCGTACATCCTTGACACCCTCGGTCGCAAACCACCCTCGATCTTCTCCGGCGTGGGCATGTTGGTGTGCATGTTTGGGCTGGCGCTCTGCAGTTACTTCCCACCGATCGAAGCGTTACACTGGATTCCAACGGCCCTCATTCTAACGTACATCTTTACCAGCACGCTCGGATTTCTCACCATGCCCTTCTCGATGCTGGCCGAACTGTTCCCACAGTCGGTCCGGGGTCCTGCGTCGGGCATCACCGTGTTCTTCACCTACCTGATGTCGTTCTTCACGATCAAGCTCTACCCTACGATGGTGGAGCTCGTTGGCAGTGCGAATGTGTTCATCATCTTCGGGGTTGTGTCCTTCCTAGGCGTGCTGTACGTTATCTACGTAGTTCCCGAAACCAAAGGCAAGTCGCTGCAGGAGATTGAGGACTACTTCCGCGGAATGTCCCACGGTTCGACGCCCTCGCAGGAGGTGGAAGAAGACGAAGTGAGCAATCTCTCATCGGAGTGCGtttga
- the LOC131282333 gene encoding uncharacterized protein LOC131282333 codes for MDSKLDRTYVSDYFANLNEISKKIALDIDEIRSAYEHIWDDLSREEQMEIVNETIIKPELALKYFDNFSTSTDSLQRILGADDDENGGVPGEEDRNANLYDGKRLQTFQYVRTGRKVVTDDSVGLFRDEHSAPFAHKTKSQINLTIFPAEKDEGDAVTGVAKTAGLLAKKLLLKSPKSDDTVVKNGNGALKGLCKEPTYDSEKNILPDEPLGAKGIGGTGTGFLSKFNNIFNQTPIEMVTATNASATSISGSDEIDGALEQDEFDTDNDKVNLFTKSSKNECLHRAQSSSVEEDDKNYDEMNSLLGNSKGFDFLNNW; via the coding sequence ATGGACTCCAAACTGGATCGCACCTACGTGTCGGATTACTTTGCCAATCTGAACGAAATCTCCAAGAAGATCGCGCTGGACATCGACGAGATACGCAGTGCGTACGAGCACATATGGGACGATCTGAGCCGCGAGGAGCAGATGGAAATCGTGAACGAGACGATCATCAAACCGGAGTTGGCGCTGAAATATTTTGACAATTTCTCCACATCGACCGATTCGCTGCAGCGAATTCTGGGCGCGGATGACGACGAGAATGGAGGAGTACCGGGCGAGGAGGACCGTAACGCAAACCTCTACGATGGCAAGCGGCTACAAACGTTCCAGTATGTGCGCACCGGGCGGAAGGTGGTTACGGACGATAGTGTAGGCCTGTTTCGGGACGAACATTCGGCACCGTTCGCACACAAGACCAAAAGTCAGATAAATCTTACCATCTTTCCTGCGGAAAAGGACGAAGGTGATGCCGTTACAGGCGTTGCGAAGACAGCAGGATTGCTTGCGAAGAAATTGCTTCTAAAGTCACCCAAATCCGATGACACTGTCGTTAAGAATGGAAACGGGGCACTGAAGGGGCTTTGCAAGGAGCCGACGTACGACAGCGAGAAAAACATTCTACCAGATGAGCCGCTCGGTGCGAAAGGCATCGGCGGTACCGGGACAGGATTCCTAAGTAAGTTCAACAACATCTTCAACCAGACGCCGATCGAAATGGTGACGGCTACCAACGCATCGGCTACTTCGATCAGTGGCAGTGATGAGATCGACGGAGCGCTCGAACAGGACGAATTCGACACGGACAACGATAAGGTGAACCTGTTCACCAAGAGCTCGAAAAACGAGTGCCTTCACCGTGCGCAATCGTCTTCGGTCGAGGAGGACGACAAAAACTACGATGAGATGAACAGTTTACTCGGTAACAGCAAAGGATTTGATTTCCTCAACAATTGGTAA
- the LOC131283160 gene encoding facilitated trehalose transporter Tret1-like: MEKTQEPTDAPQDQNVPASKTVETSSGSTVVKLTKRAAITQILLAVVANITIISSGMGIGFPSIAMIELTNSTTSVVLSESEATWFAAITSIMCPFGGLLSGYLLDKIGRKKALYSINILSIISWAIMSFASRTDPDILFIELMVARVIIGLAIGLSSTPASVYAAEVGHPNLRGRLTLLTAGFTGIGMLIVYSLGYMFKDDWRYVCTICGAFTIVSMLTVIPLPESPSWLVGKKRLPEAERYLKVIRGIKEDNHPEIKAELKALEENIARFRSSESKKTSKMVQLKKPEVYKPLTIMCTFFVFQQFSGIFVIIVYAASFSIEAGVAIDPFLSAVLVGFTRVVTTLLMAFISDKFGRRPPALFSGFGMACCMFGLAACAIFPVADTELNWIPTALLVTFIFTATLGFLTLPFSMNAEVYPTKVRGFASGLTIFFGYTMSFIILKVYPTMVSMLGSENVFLFFGVVSLIGILFVYFFLPETKGRTLQDIEEYFRGDKCTDATKQDTKA, encoded by the exons ATGGAGAAAACACAAGAACCAACCGATGCGCCACAGGATCAAAATGTTCCCGCCTCTAAAACCGTGGAGACATCTTCTGGTTCCACCGTCGTAAAGCTAACGAAACGGGCGGCGATCACGCAGATTTTGTTAGCCGTTGTGGCTAACATCACGATCATTTCATCCGGTATGGGCATTGGCTTTCCGTCGATCGCAATGATTGAGTTGACGAACTCCACTACATCCGTGGTGCTGTCCGAGTCCGAAGCAACGTGGTTTG CTGCGATCACCTCGATCATGTGTCCTTTCGGGGGTTTGCTTTCCGGTTACCTTTTGGATAAGATCGGTAGGAAGAAAGCGCTCTACAGCATCAACATCCTTTCGATCATCTCCTGGGCTATCATGTCATTTGCAAGTCGCACGGATCCTGACATTCTTTTTATAGAGTTGATGGTTGCACGTGTTATTATCG GTCTCGCCATCGGATTGTCCAGCACCCCTGCCTCGGTTTATGCTGCCGAAGTGGGGCATCCAAATCTGAGAGGCCGTCTGACGCTGCTAACTGCAGGTTTCACCGGTATCGGGATGTTGATCGTTTACTCGCTTGGCTACATGTTCAAG GACGATTGGCGCTACGTCTGCACGATCTGTGGGGCCTTCACCATAGTTTCGATGCTCACCGTCATTCCCCTGCCCGAATCGCCCAGCTGGCTGGTGGGTAAAAAGCGGTTACCGGAAGCCGAACGATATCTGAAGGTGATCCGTGGCATCAAGGAGGACAACCACCCGGAGATCAAGGCCGAGCTGAAGGCCCTCGAGGAGAACATTGCCCGATTCCGTTCGTCCGAGTCGAAAAAGACCTCCAAGATGGTGCAGCTGAAGAAACCCGAGGTCTACAAGCCGCTTACCATCATGTGCACTTTCTTCGTGTTCCAGCAGTTCTCCGGCATCTTCGTGATCATTGTGTACGCGGCCAGCTTCTCCATCGAAGCCGGTGTCGCTATCGATCCATTCCTCAGCGCGGTACTGGTTGGGTTTACGCGTGTCGTTACCACTCTGCTAATGGCATTCATATCGGACAAGTTCGGTCGTCGGCCACCGGCCCTGTTTTCCGGCTTCGGTATGGCCTGCTGTATGTTTGGTTTGGCTGCGTGTGCCATCTTCCCGGTGGCCGATACGGAACTGAACTGGATACCGACCGCGCTGCTGGTGACGTTCATCTTCACCGCCACACTCGGCTTCCTCACGCTACCGTTTTCGATGAACGCCGAAGTTTACCCCACGAAGGTGCGCGGATTCGCCTCCGGACTGACCATCTTCTTCGGCTACACGATGTCCTTTATCATACTGAAGGTTTACCCCACGATGGTCAGCATGCTTGGAAGTGAAAATGTGTTCCTGTTCTTCGGCGTCGTTTCGTTGATCGGTATCCTTTTTGTGTACTTCTTTCTGCCCGAAACGAAGGGCCGCACTCTGCAGGACATTGAGGAATACTTCCGGGGAGACAAATGTACAGACGCGACCAAGCAGGATACCAAAGCGTGA